The region CGACGACGCGGACCCGCACCGAGGGCTCGCGCCGCGTGATCCCCTCGTAGAGCAGGAACACGAGGTGGCCGCCGTCGAGGACCGGGATCGGGAGGATGTTGAACACGGCGAGGGCGATCGAGAGCATCGCCACCATGAACCAGAACTGCTGCATCCCGGCGTCGGCCGCTTGCTTCGTCGCCTGCGCGATCATCACGGGGCCGCCGACGCTCTCGCGCACGTCGTCCTTCCCGGTGAAGAGCCGGCCGATGAGCTGGCCGTAGAGCCCGATCCAGCCCACGGTCTCGGCGCTCCCGGCCACGACGGCTTCTCCGAGCCCGTACTCCCGTCGCTCGACGCCAAACTCCTGCTTCAGCATCTCCGCCGACGGCGCGTTGATCCCGAGCATAAAGCGCGGCTCCTCATCGTCGCCGACCGTCCCGCTCTTCGGCGTCACGGCCGCTTCGAACACGGCGTAGTCGGCCGTGCGCTCGACGGGTTCGAGCGTCGCGTCCTCGGTCAGGAGTGAGTCGGCGCGGGTCCAGCGCACGGTGATGGGCCGGCCCTCCGACTCCTGAATCGCTTCCGACATCTGGATCCAGAACGTGACGGGCTCGCCGTCGACGGCGACGATCCGGTCCCCCGGACGGATGCCTGCCTCGGCGGCGGGGTCGCCGCCGATCACGTTCCCCACGAGCGCCGGCCAGGGGTCGACGCCGAACTCGCCTTTCGCGCGGTTCAGCTGGGAGGCGAAGTCCTCGGGTGCGGTGAGCGTAACCTCCTCCCCACCGCGCTCGACGGTGTAGGTCGCGCGGTCGGCCGAGAGCGCGGCGATGCCGCCGGTCGGGTCGAACTCGCGGAGCGGCTCGCCGTTGACGGCGAGGAGGCGGTCGCCGGTGCGGAAGCCGATGTCGGAGGCAAGCGAGCCGTCGGCGACGTAGACCGCGCGGACGTTCTCGGCGGGGATGTACGTATCGCCGTAGCCCCACTTCAGCCCGATGAAGATGGCGAAGGCGAGGATGAAGTTGAAGATCACCCCGGCCGTGATCACGACGATCCGCTGCCACACCGGCTTCGCGCGGAACTCGTAGGGCTGCGGCTCCTGGTCGAGGTGCTCGGTGTCGAGGGACTCGTCGATCATCCCCGTGATTTTGACGTAGCCGCCGAGCGGGATCGCCCCGATCCGGTACTCCGTCTCGCCGACGGTCTTGCTCACGATGCGCGGCGGGAAGCCGATCGAGAACTGCTCGACGCGCATCTTGAACAGCTTCGCCGCGAGGAAGTGGCCGAGCTCGTGGATGAACACGAGGATGCCGAGCGCGAGGCCGACCCAGAAAATGTAGGAGAGAATCGTGAGGACGAGGTCCATCGGTGGGGGTCTTTGGTCAGTGGTCCGTAGGCGGAGGTCCAGAAGCGGGGGTCCGTCGCTTGGCGTCTAACGGATGGCAAACCCCCGAGCGTGCCCGAGGCTCCGGCTAAAAGGTGAGGCTTCCGTGGAGTTCGCGCACGCGTGCCCGCGCCTCGGCGTCGACGGCTTCGAGCGCGTCGAGCGAGTGCGGCACGCCGGAGTCGGCGCGTTCGAGCGCGGCTTCGACGAGGCGGGGGATGTCGGCGAACCCGATCTGCTCGTCGAGAAAGAGGGCGACGGCGGCCTCGTTCGCGGCATTCAAAACGGCCGGCGCCGTCCCCCCCGCTGCCAGCGCGTCGAAGGCGAGGCGGAGGCAGGGGAAGCGGTCGAGGTCCGGCTCCTCGAAGTCGAGACACGCGATCTGCGACCAGTCGAGGCGGGGGTGCGGGGCGGGCCAGCGCTCAGGGAATGAGAGGGCGTACTGGATCGGCACGCGCATGTCGGGCACGCCGAGCTGCGCCTTCACCGAGCCGTCGCGGAAGTGGACGAGCGAGTGGATCACCGACTGCGGGTGGACGAGCACGTCGATCTGCTCCGGCGCGAGGTCGAACATCCACCGCGCCTCGATCACCTCCAGCCCCTTGTTCATCATCGTCGCCGAGTCGATCGTGATCTTCGCGCCCATCTCCCAGTTCGGATGCGCGAGGGCTTCGGCCCGCGTGATCTGCCCGAACGTCGCGGCCGGCCGTGTGCGGAACGGGCCGCCCGACGCCGTCAGCGTGATCGACTCGATGCTGTCCGGCGGCTCGCCGACGAGGCACTGGAAGAGCGCCGAGTGCTCGCTGTCGACGGGCAGCACGGCCGTTTCGTGGGCCTCGACGAGCCGCTGCACGAGTTCGCCTGCGACGACGAGCGTCTCTTTGTTGGCGAGCGCGATCTCCTTCCCCGCCCGGATCGCCGCGACCGTCGGCCGCAGCCCGGCGAACCCGACGACGGCCGCCACGACGGTCTCGACGCCTTCCGCCGTCGCCGCCGCTTCGAGCCCCTCGGGGCCGACGAGCACGAGGACGCCGAGCCCGTCGAGCGCATCGCGGAGCGTCGCCGCCCGTGCCTCGTCCCCGATCACGACGAAATCGGGGCGGAAGGCCCGCGCCTGCTTGGCCAGCAGGTCCGCGTTCGCGTGCGCCGTGAGCGCGACGATGCGGAAGCGCTCGGGAAAGAGCCGGACGATCTCCAGCGTCTGCGTGCCGATCGAGCCCGTCGAGCCGAGGATGGCGAGCCCGCGCGGGGCGTCGGCGTGGAGGCGGGTCGGTCGGTCGAGGCGGGGGAGCATAGAAAAAGGGAAGGCGGGAGGCCGGAGCGGTCGTACCATCGGGCGCTCGGTCCTCGCCTCCGATACAACAACCCGCGAAACTTACGCGTTGGGGTTCCATACCACAATGCCGCTGCTCGCCCGGCCGCTCATGCCCGTCCGTCGCCTCGTCTCCGTCGTCCTCCTGCTCCTCCCCTTCGCGGCGAGCCCCGCGTGGGCGCAGCGCCCCGTGCGCCCCGTGCCGGACACGCCCGTCAACCCCGAGACGGCCAAGTTCCGCCTCGCCGACGCCTACCTCCGCGCGGGCCAGTCCGACCGCGCGCTCGCAATCCTCGAGGACCTCCACGCCGCCGACCCGACCTCGTTCGCCGTCTACGACAAGCTGAAAGAGGCCTACGTCACCGTCAAGCGCTACGACGACGCGCTCGCCCTCATCGACGCCCGGATCGAGCAGACGGCAGCGACGCCGAACCTGCTGGCCGAGGCGGGCCGGCTCCATTTCCTCAACGGCGATCTCGACACGGCCGAGCAGACGTGGCAGGCAGCGCTCGACGCCGCGCCCGACAACCCCTCGACGTATCGGCTCGTCTACGCCGCCGAAGTCGAAGCCCGGCTTTTCGAGCAGGCCATTGCCGTGCTGTTGCAGGGCCGCGAGCGGCTCGGCGAGCCCGCCCTCTTCCGCGCCGAGCTCGCCGAGCTCTACGGCCGCACCGCGCAGCATGAAGAGTCGATGGGCGAGTACGCCGCCCTGCTGAGCGACGAGCCGGGCCAGCTCGGGCTCGTGCAGAGCCGGATCGGGCGGATGCTCGACAGCGGCGGAACGGCTGAGGCGTTTACGACGGCCGTCGAGCGGCTCATCCGGCGCGAGCCGCTCGTGATGGCCTACCGCGAGCTCGCCGCGTGGCTCTACGCCGAGACCGGGGACTTCCCCGCCGCACTCGACGCGACGCGCGCGCTCGACCGGCTCCGCGACGAGCAGGGCCAAAGCCTCTACGCCTTCGCCGACGCCGCCCTCACCGCCGACGCCTTCGACGAGGCGCTGCAGGCCTACGAGATCATCCTCGACCGCCACACCGACGGGCCGATGGCTCCGCTCGCGCTCCTTAGCACGGGCCTGCTCTACGAGCTGCGCGGCCAGCGAAGGGGCGAGCGCGCCTTCGACGCCGACGGCAACCGGATTCCGGCGGCGGATTACGACCTCGCCCGCGACCGCTTCGAGGCGTTCCTCCGCCAGCACCCGACGCACCCGAACTACCCCGTCGCCCTCCGCCAGCTCGCCGGCCTGCAGAAAGACGTGTTCCGCGACTACGGCCAGGCGGAGGCGCTGCTGCGCGAGGTGCTGACGCGCTTCCCAAACGGCCCCGTCGCCGCCCGCGCCCGGCTCGACCTCGGCGAAGTAGCCCTTCTCCGCGACGACCTCGGCGCCGCCCGCGCCGCGTTCACCCAAGTTGAAGAGAGCGAGCGGATCGGCGAAGCAGCAGAACTCGCACGGCTCGAACTCGCGCGGCTCGCGTTTTACGAGGGCCAGTTCGAGATGGCCGAGACGCGGGCGCAGGCGATGAACCGGAACACCGCCACCGATGTCGCAAATGACGCGATCGCCCTCAAGCTGCTCCTCTCCGAAAACACCGGCCCGGACTCGACGAATGCCGCGCTGCGGACGTTCGCCCGCGCCCAGCTCTTGCAGCGCCAGCAGCGCCCCGCCCTCGCCCTCGCGTCCATCGACAGCCTGCTCGCCGCGTTCCCCCAGCACGCCCTCGCCGACGACGCCCACGTCCTCCGCGCCGACGTGCTCCGCGCCCTCGGCCGCTTCGACGACGCCCTCGCCGTCCTCGCCGCGTTCCCCGAGCAGTTCCCCGACAGCCACCTCGCCGACTACAGCCTGTTCACCGTCGGCGAGACGTGGGAGCGCGACCTCGCCGACCCGCAGGCGGCCCAGGCGGCCTACGCCGACCTCCTCGCCCGCTACCCCGGCTCGCTCCTAGCCCCCGAAGCCCGCGCCCGCATCCGCCGCTTGCGTGGGGATGGGGTCTGACACGCGCGGCACCACGACAGACCCGCCTCTCTCGACCTCTGCGCCATGAATCGGTTCGCTCCCCTCCTCTTATTCGTACTCACCGTCTTACCGGTGTCGGCGCAGGACCTGCTGATCCCGATGGGCGAGCGGCAGAGCGACCACCTCAAAGCGTACGGCGCGGTCTACTGGGCGCTCGAACGGAGCATGGACGTCGAGTGGTTGCTGAATTACCGGGGCGGGTCGTTCCTCGCCGCCGCGACGCCGGAGCTGGAGCAAGAGCTGCGGATTCGCGGCGTGAGCTTCGAGCCGCTCGGCGGCGGGGGCGCGGCGCAGATCATCGCCGAAGTCGAGAGCCCCGGCTCGAATTCGAGCGTGGTCCGGCTGGAGAAAGCGCCGAAGATCGCCGTCTACGCGCCGAAGCAGAGCCTGCCGTGGGACGACGCCGTGACGCTCGCGCTCACCTACGCCGAGGTGCCCTACGACCTCGTCTACGACGGCGACGTGCTCGACGACAAGCTCGGCGAGTACGACTGGCTCCACCTCCACCACGAGGACTTCAGCGGGCAGTACGGCAAGTTTTACGCGGCCTACCGCACCGCCGCGTGGTACCAGGAGCAGCAGCGTGAGGCCGAGGCCGAGGCCCGGCGACGCGGCTTCGCCAAAGTGAGCCACCTCAAGCTCGCCGTCACCGAGGCGATCCGCAGCTACGTCGCGAATGGCGGCTTCCTCTTCGCGATGTGCTCCGGCACCGACACGTTCGACCTCGCCCTCGCCGCCGCCGGGACGGACATCGTGCCCGCCGAGTTCGACGGCGACGCCGTGGACCCTGGCGCCATCGACGCGCTCGACTTCTCGCGGACCCTCGCCTTCTACAATTTCCGCCCGAGCTTCAACCCGATGGAGTACGAGCACGCCGACATCGACGTGACGCCGCCGCCCCAGCTCCGCAACCCCGCCGTCGACTACTTCACCCTCTTCGACTTCTCCGCGAAGTGGGACCCCGTCCCGACCATGCTGACGCAGAACCACGTAGCCACGGTGAAGGGCTTCATGGGGCAGACGACGAACTTCCGCAAGGACCTCGTCAAACCTGGCGTCGTCATCCTCGCCGAAGCGCCGGGGCGCGACGAGGTCCGCTACCTCTACGGCCCGCTCGGGCAGGGATTCTTCGCCTTCTACGGCGGCCACGACCCCGAGGACTACCAGCACTACGTCGGCGACCCGCCGACCGACCTCGCGCTCCACAAGCACTCGCCGGGGTACCGGCTAATCCTCAACAACGTGCTCTTCCCTGCCGCGAAGAAGCAGAAGCAGAAGACGTGAGCGAGCGCTCCGGTCCGTTCCGACGCCCTCAGCGGTCGGTCACGGTGAAGGTGACGGTTTGCGACCCGCCCTGCTCCGAGGACGAACGAGCATCGTCCGTCGGTGAGACGGAGTAATTGACGCCGAGTCCGCTCTGGGTGACGCGGGAGATGCCCGTCACGAGGTCCACAGCATTCGCGCTGTCGAGGGTGCGGGAGCCCGTGCTCGATCCGCTCGCCGTCGGCGCTGCGAGCGCGACGTCGAGGGCGAGGTCGGCTGTGAATCCCGCGCCGAGTTGGCCGGTGATCTTCTTGCCGTACCCGTTCGTGCTAAAGGCGTAGGTCGCGGTCGCTACGGCGTCAGCCTCGGGAGCCGGATGCTCGGGGGCCGAAGACAGCGCCATCGACACGTCCGCCGCGACGGAAAGGTTGTTGACCTCCTCGACGATGATCGTGACGCCCTGGGTGGCGTGCTGTGCGGTCGCCGCCACGCTGACGGCCCCGAGCAGCACGCCGAGTACGATCCACCGACAGGTTTGCCTCATGGGTCCACGGGTTGAATTGGGACAAGAACGAGACAGGGGGCATGTGTACCCGCACACCTCGGGCGCACGTGCTCGTGCGCCCCGGGCTCTTTCCGCCGCCGGCTTCGGCGCGATCACAGGTGCAGCCCCCATCGTCTCGCTCGTTATCGTCGGCGATCACACCGTGCGAACCCCTCCTCGGAGCGAATTGCGAAGCGACCCGTGTGGCGCGTTCCGACCCGTAGCCCGAGCGCTTCGTGGCACGATGCGTACTTTTTTGCCGACGCTTGGCACGGCGTCGCGGGCCGTGCCTCGGGGCCGTGCGTAGGTTCTCCGTCCCACCACCTCCCACCCACGCCTCTCACCCATGCCCTTCCGTCTCCTCTTCCTCCTCCTCGCCGTCGGACTCGCCGCACCCAATGCGCACGCCCAGCGCGGCACGTTCGGCATCGGCGGCCAGATCGGCGACCCCACGGGCCTCGCGCTCAAGTTCAACTCCGGCCGCAACGCCTTCGACCTCGCCACCGGGTGGGACCTCGACGACTACCTCTTCGTGCAGGGCCACCTCCTGCTCCGCGAAGCCCGTCTGCAGGGGTCGTCCTCCGACTTCCGTTACTTTTATGGCCCCGGCCTCTTCCTCGGCGTCCGCGACGGCAACGGCAACCGCGACGGCAGCACGGCCTTCGGCATCAGCTTTAACGCCGGGCTCGCGTACTATACGGGGCAGATCGAGATCTTCGGTCAGCTCACGCCCCGCCTCCGCCTCATCGACGATACCGACTTCGACGTCGGCGGCGGGCTCGGCATCCGTTTTTACCCCTAAACCTCCTCCCCCGATGGACCGTCCCATTCGCGTGCTGATGGCGAAGATCGGCCTCGACGGGCACGACCGCGGCG is a window of Rhodothermales bacterium DNA encoding:
- a CDS encoding 1-deoxy-D-xylulose-5-phosphate reductoisomerase, which gives rise to MLPRLDRPTRLHADAPRGLAILGSTGSIGTQTLEIVRLFPERFRIVALTAHANADLLAKQARAFRPDFVVIGDEARAATLRDALDGLGVLVLVGPEGLEAAATAEGVETVVAAVVGFAGLRPTVAAIRAGKEIALANKETLVVAGELVQRLVEAHETAVLPVDSEHSALFQCLVGEPPDSIESITLTASGGPFRTRPAATFGQITRAEALAHPNWEMGAKITIDSATMMNKGLEVIEARWMFDLAPEQIDVLVHPQSVIHSLVHFRDGSVKAQLGVPDMRVPIQYALSFPERWPAPHPRLDWSQIACLDFEEPDLDRFPCLRLAFDALAAGGTAPAVLNAANEAAVALFLDEQIGFADIPRLVEAALERADSGVPHSLDALEAVDAEARARVRELHGSLTF
- a CDS encoding outer membrane beta-barrel protein, whose amino-acid sequence is MPFRLLFLLLAVGLAAPNAHAQRGTFGIGGQIGDPTGLALKFNSGRNAFDLATGWDLDDYLFVQGHLLLREARLQGSSSDFRYFYGPGLFLGVRDGNGNRDGSTAFGISFNAGLAYYTGQIEIFGQLTPRLRLIDDTDFDVGGGLGIRFYP
- the rseP gene encoding RIP metalloprotease RseP — encoded protein: MDLVLTILSYIFWVGLALGILVFIHELGHFLAAKLFKMRVEQFSIGFPPRIVSKTVGETEYRIGAIPLGGYVKITGMIDESLDTEHLDQEPQPYEFRAKPVWQRIVVITAGVIFNFILAFAIFIGLKWGYGDTYIPAENVRAVYVADGSLASDIGFRTGDRLLAVNGEPLREFDPTGGIAALSADRATYTVERGGEEVTLTAPEDFASQLNRAKGEFGVDPWPALVGNVIGGDPAAEAGIRPGDRIVAVDGEPVTFWIQMSEAIQESEGRPITVRWTRADSLLTEDATLEPVERTADYAVFEAAVTPKSGTVGDDEEPRFMLGINAPSAEMLKQEFGVERREYGLGEAVVAGSAETVGWIGLYGQLIGRLFTGKDDVRESVGGPVMIAQATKQAADAGMQQFWFMVAMLSIALAVFNILPIPVLDGGHLVFLLYEGITRREPSVRVRVVVQQVGFVLLLAFMAFVIFNDFTRL
- a CDS encoding asparagine synthetase B — translated: MNRFAPLLLFVLTVLPVSAQDLLIPMGERQSDHLKAYGAVYWALERSMDVEWLLNYRGGSFLAAATPELEQELRIRGVSFEPLGGGGAAQIIAEVESPGSNSSVVRLEKAPKIAVYAPKQSLPWDDAVTLALTYAEVPYDLVYDGDVLDDKLGEYDWLHLHHEDFSGQYGKFYAAYRTAAWYQEQQREAEAEARRRGFAKVSHLKLAVTEAIRSYVANGGFLFAMCSGTDTFDLALAAAGTDIVPAEFDGDAVDPGAIDALDFSRTLAFYNFRPSFNPMEYEHADIDVTPPPQLRNPAVDYFTLFDFSAKWDPVPTMLTQNHVATVKGFMGQTTNFRKDLVKPGVVILAEAPGRDEVRYLYGPLGQGFFAFYGGHDPEDYQHYVGDPPTDLALHKHSPGYRLILNNVLFPAAKKQKQKT
- a CDS encoding tetratricopeptide repeat protein yields the protein MPVRRLVSVVLLLLPFAASPAWAQRPVRPVPDTPVNPETAKFRLADAYLRAGQSDRALAILEDLHAADPTSFAVYDKLKEAYVTVKRYDDALALIDARIEQTAATPNLLAEAGRLHFLNGDLDTAEQTWQAALDAAPDNPSTYRLVYAAEVEARLFEQAIAVLLQGRERLGEPALFRAELAELYGRTAQHEESMGEYAALLSDEPGQLGLVQSRIGRMLDSGGTAEAFTTAVERLIRREPLVMAYRELAAWLYAETGDFPAALDATRALDRLRDEQGQSLYAFADAALTADAFDEALQAYEIILDRHTDGPMAPLALLSTGLLYELRGQRRGERAFDADGNRIPAADYDLARDRFEAFLRQHPTHPNYPVALRQLAGLQKDVFRDYGQAEALLREVLTRFPNGPVAARARLDLGEVALLRDDLGAARAAFTQVEESERIGEAAELARLELARLAFYEGQFEMAETRAQAMNRNTATDVANDAIALKLLLSENTGPDSTNAALRTFARAQLLQRQQRPALALASIDSLLAAFPQHALADDAHVLRADVLRALGRFDDALAVLAAFPEQFPDSHLADYSLFTVGETWERDLADPQAAQAAYADLLARYPGSLLAPEARARIRRLRGDGV